TACCTGGCGCAATTGCAATTTGATCGCTAGATGTACTAACGGTAGCTTCAAAATTCATATAGTCGGCATCCTCGTTAAATAGGTTCCTTTTAAGTGCCAAACTATCCGTCCGTGGTGGAAATAGAAAATCCAACTCTTCCAGACCATACTTTTTACGAACGCCATTATCGCTCAAAGCACGGTCGTAGTGAAACGTAGGGAAAATGGCATCCCTGAAAAACGTTCCGTTTCCTAAAATAGCGGTTTCGGTATCATTGGAAAATCCATGCGTACGTACCTTGGTTTCAATAACTAAATTTGCCGTATCCTTTGCTTGTAGGGGTTTTGGCAACTTATAAATAAAAAGACGATAAACACTATCGTTTAAAAATGGCTTGATTTCGGTACCATTGTACACAACCTTACTAATTTTAGTGTCCGCGATAGGGAACTTAATTTCCATCAATACCGTATCGATGGGTTGGTCCGACGGATTTATAATCTTAAAAATTCCTTGAGCATCAGCTTTACGCTCCTCTGGATAAATATCAATATTGGCCTTTAGATCAATTACTTGAATGTGAGGTTTGCCTATGTACTTCCCATAGGCTTTCTCTGCATCGGCATTTACCCTTTCCCCATAATCACCATCTTCTAACTGATTCAATACCTTTATATTGTAATAGCTATATGCGGCTACGGAGACAAAAGCCAGCAAAAAGAACAAGGTATAGGCAACAGTGCTACCCTTAAACCTACTCTTGGCCAATTTTAAACGCTCTTTAGCGGAAGAAAAGAATCCTCTGTTCCAGAATATTTTTCCAATTGCAGCAAAAACACAAGTAAACAAAACCCAATACAGATTCAACCAAAATTCTCCATATAGGTAATGGCCAAAACCATTTAAATCGCTTAAAAAACTTCCGGTGGTATCACTGAATATCAACAAGGGGTTGTTGGTTTTAAAGGCCAAACTTAAAAGTAGGGGGAGTCCAATATAGATGGCGATAACGATGAAATGACCCAAAAATTTATTGTTCACCAAGACATGGATAAAGAAGGCCAGCAATAAGGTCATTAAATAGGCAGGAAATATTTTGGCAAAATTATAGGTGAAATACATACCTAGTTCATACCTGAAATAACCATTAACCGTTTGGTATATTATACCAACTAGTATTCCTAATAAGGTCAGTACTACGGCAACCCCAACGAGCGAAATAATTTTGGAAAGATATAGGGTATTGTTACTCACCGGCAGCGCATCATAAAACTCGAACGTTTTGTTTTTACGGGTTCTATGTACCGCTTCACCAGCATAAATAATTAGGATAATTACAGAAAACAACGATATTCCTCCTGCTATTTGCGCCACCATATAGCGTGTTAGAGGCAAGGACGGCGTACCGTAGATTTGATTGGATTGATAAGCCACGAAACTAGCGATAAGAATACCTATGACTATCAATACCAAAAAGACAGATTCCTTTACAATAGATAAAAATTCTATTTTACTAAGCGACCATAGATTTCCCCACTGTGCCTTTTTTGTGAAACTCTGGGCAATGGCCGAAATTCCGCTTGGCTCATAAATTGCTTTATCTTCCTTAACGGATTTTTTCTTTTTGGATGCCAAAAACCCTTTGTACGAAAATTTGAAAAGCGTAAACAGAAATATCACTAGGGCTATTCCTAACCAAAATAAACGATTCAACATAAATTTTCCCGAAAAGGAAAGTTGTGTGGTGTTCAATTCATTAACGGACCAATACTTGGTGATATAACCATATGCCCTGTTTCCGAAAGGATCTACATAAACACTAAGCCATTCCGTATCTAAACTGGACAATAGTTCACCTGAAATAATGGTCGCCAGAAAAAGGACAATACCTCCCAAATAGAGGACAGGCATCCGTTTAAAGAAGGTCATAAGACTAAAGAACAAACTCCCGATAAAAAAGGCGTTGAACGTCAATAAATAAACAAACGGTAAAAAGTAGGACCAGAAATTAAAATCGGTATAGGTTCCATAATCCGGTCTATCTAGAAAAGCACCGAGCCCAAAACCTATCATGGCGCCCACCACTGCACCCAAGTTCATAAGCGTTACAATGGCAAAGCTTCCCCAAAACCGTCCTAGGATATAGTTTTTTTCAGAAACAGGATACGTAAAATAAGTTTCCGCAGTCCTATGCTCCTCGTCCCTGAATACCGGAACACCCATAATAGCGGCGTAAAAGAATAGAGCCAAAATGCTCATTCCCCCAAGAACACCTACTATGGCGTCAGGACTATTGGTATACTGTGCCGTGACGGATTTTTCAAACACCGCCAATAAAAACGGCATCAGGAACATGATAAAAATATAGATGTAGGTAGCCGGTCTTCGGAGTCGGTATTTCAACTCAAACAAGAAAATCTCTTTCATGATTATACGGTTTGAGGTTGATTGATACTATAGAAATAAAAATCTTCCAGATTGTTGTTCACCAATTCAAATCCGTCACCGGGATCCGTATCATGATAAATATTTACGTTTAGATTTCCGCTTCTGAGATAGGTGGAAAGTACTGTATATTCCGACTGGTATAAATCTATCTCCTCTTTAGCGATTTTTTTTCGATACACCTTATTATTCAAGGTGTTGGATAATTCCTGTGGATGTCCTTGGACCACCACTCTGCCCTCGTTAAATACGGCCATATTGGTACACAGGTTAACTACATCATCAACAATATGGGTAGATAGAATTACTACCGCATCCTCTCCGAGCTCACTTAGCAAATTATGAAATCGGTTACGCTCTAGAGGGTCCAAACCAGCAGTGGGCTCATCTACAATAATCAACTTTGGGTTGCCGATCAGGGCTTGTGCAATTCCAAAACGTTGGCGCATTCCACCGGAATAATCCCCAAGATTACGCTTACGGAACTTAAATAAGTTCACCTTGTTCAATAAATCGGAAACATACGCCTTGCGGTCGTTCTTATGCTGAATCCCCTTAATCTTGGCGATATGGTTCAGCATCATTTCGGCAGATACCTTTGGATACACTCCAAAATCCTGTGGTAAATACCCCAAAACCTTGCGAAGTTCGTCAGGAGCCCCAAAAACATCCGTATCATTAAAGGTTATGGTTCCGCTATCGGCCAATTGTAGGGTTGCAATGGTACGCATCAAAGTAGATTTTCCGGCGCCATTAGGGCCCAAAAGGCCGAACATACCCGTTCCAATTTCAAGATTTACATCGTTTAAGGCCTGTGTTCCGTTAGGATACGTTTTATTCAAATTGGAGATAGAGAGCATATGCTATGTTTTGGTTGGTTTACAATTTTAAGGAATAAGTATGGAAGATATTCAATTTGTTACAATCTCAACTATTTTAGCAAGGATTCAAATTATAAGAAAAAGACTATCCGCTCATAGAATGACAGGCTTACCTTATATTTGTGAAAGATTCATTTTTTTTAAAAATAGTTTGTACAATCCTAGAACAATAAACTGTGTATCCACTCATAAGAAATAGAAGACTTAGAAGTTCAGAAGCCATAAGACATTTGGTTCGTGAAACCATTATTACACCAAGCGACTTTTTGGTACCGCTTTTTGTTGTTGAAGGCAAAGGTGTTAAAGAAGAAATAGCTTCCATGCCCAATTATTACAGACTTAGTTTGGATAACCTGGAAAAAGAAGTAAAAGAATTATGGAACATGGGGCTTTGTGCTGTCCTCCTTTTTGTAAAAGTTCCCGATAATTTAAAGGACAATGCCGGTTCAGAAGCGTTAAATGATAATGGTTTAATGCAATTGGCCATAAAAACGGTGAAGAATGTTTGTCCGGATATGTTGGTGATGACCGATGTTGCCCTTGACCCGTATTCTTCTTACGGGCATGATGGTATTGTGGCAGATGGACAAATACTCAATGATGAAACTGTAGAAGTGTTGGCAGAGATGAGCGTTTCGCATGCCAATGCCGGAGCCGATTTTGTAGCTCCCAGTGATATGATGGATGGTCGCATTCTTAGTATCAGGGAAGCTTTGGAAGACGAAGGGCATAGCAACACAGGAATCATGAGTTATAGTGCAAAATACGCTAGTGCTTTTTACGGTCCTTTTCGTGATGCTTTGGATTCTGCACCGGTGGACATTAAAAACGTTCCCAAGGATAAAAAATCGTATCAGATGGATTCCGCCAACCGGTTTGAGGCCATTTCGGAAACCCAACAGGATATTGATGAAGGTGCGGATATCGTTATGGTAAAACCTGGACTTTGCTATCTGGATATTGTTAGGGAAATAAAGAATGAAGTAGAGGTTCCCGTAGCCGTATACCAAGTTTCAGGGGAGTACGCCATGGTCAAAGCCGCAGCGGAAAAAGGCTGGTTAGATCATGATGCCGTAATGATGGAACAACTCATTGCCATAAAACGTGCTGGGGCCAATATTATAGCCAGTTATTTTGCTAAGGACGCTGTTCGGCTGATGTAGAAAGGTAACGCTCTTCTAATAAGGCTTCCGTTAAGGTGAAGAAAAATTCAATATGAAAAGAAAGCTTCTCATTTTATTATGCTGCGTGCTTCCATTGGAAGCTGTCCTTTCACAAGAAATCATACCTGATAAAATTGCACTGCCAAGAACGCATACACAAGATGTATCGCTTTTATCAGAAGTAGATTTACTTTCGGTAAACCCGAAGGTCGATTCCATAATAACGAACGGTATAAAAAATGAAGCTTTCCCAGGAGCACAAGTACTTGTTGCCGAAAAAGGGAAAATCATCTTCCACAAAGCTTATGGATTTCATACCTATGACAGTATTCAGCCCGTTGCTTTAAATGATCTTTACGATTTGGCATCGGTCACAAAAATTCTTGGTCCGCTACCAGCGTTGATGAAGTTGGTAGCTGAGGGCAAATTAGATTTAGATGCGCCTTTTAGTACCTATTGGAAACCGTGGCGGGGCGTAAAGAACAAGAAAAACATCACGCTTCGGGAAATTTTGGCCCATCAGGCCGGTTTAAAGCCTTATATCGTTTTTCTGAATCGTGTTTTAAATAAAAATGGCAAACCCAAGAATCGCTTTGTAAAAAAAGAGCGGAAGAAGCGGTTTGAAAAGGAAGCTTACGATGGAATCTATGTTAAGGATAGGTTCAAACGAAAAATGTCCCGTATCATAAACAGGTCCGAGGTATCTTCCGAAAAGAAATATGTCTATTCGGGTTTGACATTCCTTATTTTTCCTGAATTGATCCAACAATTAACGGGTATCTCCTACGAAGACTACGTGACAAAACATTTCTATGCCCCTATAGGCGCAAAAACTTTAGGGTTTTTACCCATGTCCAAGGGACTTTCAAATAGGATAGTCCCTACCGAGGTAGATACGCTTTTTCGCCATACCGTGACCAAGGGCTGGGTACATGATGAAAATGCCGCGCTGCTGGGTGGTGTTTCCGGTAATGCCGGACTTTTTGGTACAGCAAACGACCTGGCAAAGATGATGCAACTGTACTTGGATTATGGAGTGTATGATGGCGAAAGAATACTGCCAGAGAAAATCGTCAAAGAATTTACCAAGGAACAATATCCGGATAATGAAAATAGAAGAGGATTAGGTTTTGACAAGCCACTCTTAGGTAATGCTTCGCTTCCCTTTTCTGAAGCCTATCCCGCACCTCAGGTAAGTCCTGAAAGTTTTGGACATAGCGGATTTACAGGTACTTTCGTATGGGCAGACCCTTCAAACCAATTGGTATATATTTTCTTGTCCAACAGAGTGTACCCTTCGCGTAATCACAGAAAATTGTACGAGCTCAATATTCGCCCCGCAATACAGCAAGTCTTCTATAATGTACTCGCTAACTCAAATTAAGCAAGACACATACCTATTTTATTGGTATCTTAGTCCCAGAAAATGAACCTATGGGACTACTGGTATTCTATGCTGTTATTTCAATCTTTTTTTCCTTTCTGTGCTCCATATTGGAAGCCGTTCTACTAAGTATTACACCAACCTTCATCAATGTTAAAAAAAGGGAAGGCAAGTCATATGCCACTACTTTAGAAGAACTAAAGAAGGATGTGGACAAGCCTCTTATTGCCATACTGACCCTTAATACCATAGCACATACGGTAGGAGCCATACTCGTAGGTGTACAGGCAAAAGTGGCTTATGCAGAGCTATATGGCACTGAAAAAAGGGCTATATTCGGAATTGAGTTTTCGGAGGACCTTATGGTCGGGGTGGTCTCTACCATTATGACCATTTTAATCCTAGTGGCTTCCGAAATCATACCTAAGACCATTGGTGCGACATACTGGAGGCAGCTATCTAACTTTACCGCCAAAGCGTTGAATATTATGGTACTTGGCCTTAAATATACCGGACTTCTTTGGCTGTTGCAATTATTCACCCGTCTCGTAGGTGGCAAAGGACATCACGGTAGTGTACTGAGCAGAGAGGATTTTACGGTAATGACGGATATGGCCCACGAAGAAGGTGTCTTTGAAAAATCCGAATCCACCATTATTAAGAATCTTCTGCGTTTTGACGAGGTATTGGTGAAGGATGTAATGACCCCAAGGGCCGTGATGAAAATTGCCTCGGAAGAGAAATCCATTCAGACCTTTTTTGAAGAAAATCCTAAGTTAAGATATTCTCGTATTCCTGTGTTTCAGGAAAAGATGGATAATATCACCGGTTTTGTGCTAAAAGATAATGTCTACGAAGAAATTATCAATAAGAACGGTGAGTTGCCCCTTGGTGAAATTAGAAGGGATATTCTAGTTACGAGAAGAAGTACCCCTATTCCCAAATTATTCGATATCCTTATCGCCAAAAGAGAGCATATTGCCTTGGTCGTTGACGAATACGGTTCTGTTGCCGGTCTTGTAACCATGGAAGATGTTATAGAGACCCTTTTAGGACTGGAGATTATGGACGAAAGTGATAATGTGGCGGACTTACAGCTCTTAGCGCGTAAGAATTGGCAAAGTAGGGCCAAGCAAGCGGGTGTTATAGAGCAAACTCCTGAAACTCCGAAAGGGGAATAACCGCAACTAATGGAACAAGCCTTTATCCAAAGTCCGTTAGGTGTCACCAAATTAAAAGGCGATACCAATGGCCTAGTAGCCATTTCCGTTCTTAATTCCGAAGAAGCCCTAACAACCGTTATCCCTGCATGTTTAGAGGATGCCGCTTATCAGCTTAAAGAATATTTCGACGGAAAACGCCAACACTTTGATTTAACGTTAAATCCCGTCGGTACCGATTTTCAGAAACGTGTTTGGAAAGCCTTGGCAGAGATTCCATACGGTAAAACGGTTTCTTACCTGGAACTCGCTAAAACCTTGGGTGATGTAAAAGCCATACGAGCCGTTGCGGCGGCCAATGGCAAAAATCCCTTATGGATCATAGTTCCTTGTCATAGGGTAATAGGAAGCGATGGTTCATTAACGGGATATGCTGGTGGTCTGCATCGCAAAAAATGGCTTTTAGAGCACGAAAGTCCGGTGAAACAACAATCGTTATTCTAATTTTTGGAGACTATCTGGTCGGTTTTTCACATTAGGTAGCTAACAAACGTACGCCCTACTACACTTCATCCCAATTTTTGTCCGTGTTAACGCAACAAATTAGAATTATAAGTTAAGGACTTAGGTGTAAAACAAACCGGGGAGTCTATTCCCTGAAAATTTTCAGTATTACCTTTACAAAGAAATAGTTCGCAATAATTGCCTATTTTCATGGGACTAATTCGCTCTCCAAAATGAAATATTTCAAATTTCTAGTTTCTCTTATGCTCACCGCTGCCGTTTTTTACGGTCTAAATACCAAGATTGGCCCGGCACCACCGATTGGAAAGTTTCTTAATCCGTATACCGGAATATGGCAGAACGAAAAAGACGATGCCATTACGGGGACCATAGAAATAAAAGGTCTAAAGGAGAAAGTGACCGTGCATTACGACGCACAACTGATACCACATATTTTTGCACAAAACGATACCGATCTCTATAAAGCGCAAGGCTACATTACCGCTAAACATCGCCTTTGGCAGATGGAATTTCAGACCTATGCAGCTGCTGGGCGTTTATCTGAGATAATTGGCGATGCTGCTCTTGATTACGATAGGCAAGAACGTAGAAGAGGTATGGGTTTTGGGGCGGAACAAGCCATAATAAAGATGAAAGAAGACCCGGAAACGGCAGCTTATATAAAGGCTTATGCGGAGGGTGTAAACAACTATATCAACCAACTACAGCCCAAAGACTTCCCGGTTGAATATAAATTATTGGATTATGTTCCGGAACCATGGACGGTTAAAAAAACAGCCCTTTTGTTAATGTATATGACAAAGGATTTATCAGGGTTTGACTCGGATTTAGAAAATACCAATGCCTTACGTTTATTCGGAAAAGAACGTTTTGATTTGCTGTTCCCCGATTTTTTTGAGGTCAACGACCCTGTAATTCCAAAAGAAACAGACTGGAGTCACATCGATGTGCCTATGACAAAAACACCGGAAAGTGAATTGCCCTTGGATACCATTACTAGTACTATGGACAAACCACACCCTGATAACGGCAGTAACAATTGGGCCGTTTCGGGTCGAAAATCCTATTCTGGGAACCCTATTTTGGCCAATGACCCTCATCTAGGGCTAAATCTACCGTCCATTTGGTTCGTAATGCAACTAAGTACACCAGAACATAATGCCTTTGGGGCCACCCTACCCGGAGCCTTGGGCGTTATCTCAGGATTCAACAATCATATTTCTTGGGGAGAAACCAACGCCACGAGAGACGTATTGGATTGGTATAAAATTGAATTTAAAGACGATAAGCGTACTCATTACAAGTATGGAGAGGCATGGAAAGAGGTCAACATCAGAGTAGAAGAAATTAAGATAAAAGGTAAGGAACCTTTTAAGGATTCGGTACGCTACACGCATCATGGCCCTGTAGCGTATGACATTAATTTCAAAGGAGATAATGGACGTGCAGGCTATGCTATGAAATGGATAGGACATATTGGTGGAAACAACCAAAAAACCTTCTTAGCCTTGAACAAAGCACATAATTATGAAGAATATGCTGCGGCATTGACGCATTATAGTGCTCCCGCCCAAAATTTTGTATTCGCTTCTACCCAAGGTGATATTGCCCTTTGGATACAAGGAAAATTTCCGAACAAATGGAAGGGACAAGGAAAATTCTTGATGGACGGTAGCAACCCTGAAAATGATTGGCAAAGCTTTATTCCCCAACCCTTTAATGCCCATACCAAAAACCCGGAAAGAGGATTTGTAAGTTCTGCCAACCAGCATCCCGTAGAGCAAACGTATCCCTATTATGTCTTTAATGACGGTTATGAAACCTATAGGAATAGGGTGATCAATGAATTTTTTCGAAGTAAAGAAACTTTTTCCATTCAAGATTTCAAGGACCTGCACAACAATAATTATAACCTAAAGGCTGCAGAACTTATTCCGTATGCTTTGGAAAACATGGATACCAATATGCTTAACGCTGAAGAGATAACTGTTTTAGAACAATTGAAAAACTGGAATTTTTATAACGATACCGAGGCACTAGGGCCAAGTATTTGGAGGAATTGGTGGGGTAAACTCTATACTATGGTTTGGGACGAGTTTAGCGTGGAAGACGTGGCGTTGGACGCTCCGTTTACCTATCAAACCATACATATGCTTAAGACTATGGGAGAAGATCCGTTCATGGATATAGTAGCGACTCCGGAAACAGAGCATGCGAAAGATCTGTTCCTTTTAAGCTTTAAGGAAGCGGTAAAATCCCTAACGGAGTGGAAATCAGAAAATGGTGAGTACAATTGGCGCAACTATAAAAGCACTAGCGTAGGGCATCTGTTGCAAGGTCTACCCGCTTTCTCCAGAACCAATCTCCCGATTGGGGGAGGCAGAAATATTGTAAATGCAACTTCCGAAAGGCACGGACCTTCTTGGCGTATGATCGTAGAGATGAGTTCGCCTCCAAAAGCTTTGGGCATCTATCCAGGTGGGCAATCCGGGAATCCAGGTAGTAAGTTCTATGATGATTTTATAGATGTATGGGCGGCAGGCGAATATCATAGTCTCCATTACCTACAGAACGATACAGAGACCGATGCCGTAATTGCTACGCAAACCTTAACACCAAACTAAATGAACTCCAAAAAAATAAATTTTGCTGTAACACTTGTTCTAGCCTTGGCTTTTTCGTTTTTCCTACCGTGGTGGTCGGTAATGTTGGCCGCGTTTATCACGGCGTTCCGATTACCTCTAAAAGGTATTAGCGTATTTCTAATACCTTTCCTTGCCATTTCATTGTTCTGGGGTATTTACGCATACCTTTTGGCAAGTGAGAATAGTTTTATCCTTTCAAAGAAAATAGCTGTACTATTACCATTGAAAGGTAGCCCGTACCTTTTGATTTTGGTTACAGCCGTAGTTGGTGGTTTAGCGGCCGGGATAGCTGCAATTTTTGGCAAACAATGTCAACTACTGTTGAGAAAGAAATAAGATTTGCCTACTCTATAAAATACACGGGTACAAAATTCAACTCTACGTTCTCTAGTAGTTTACCTTCATCAGAAATTACCATTGCCCCTCCTCGTAATTGACTATCGTTCGTAAACTCGCTGTAGGACACTAGGAAAAACCTTTCCTTAGCATTGTACTGTTGACTAAAAATGTTGATAGAAATGTCATTTGCTATCTCTACTTCGCTTATTAGATTAGGCAAATCAATGATACTATTGGTGCTGGTGGCCAAATCATAGATAGCAGGTCCCCGCTCTATGCTAAAAGGCTGTGAATACTCAAACTCATAATAAAATTTATTATCGATAAGTTTTGCGTTGATGGGTCCCGGATTAAAACGTTGGCTTAAGGTAGGCGAAAATTCTTGAACCCTGTCTAAAGTATTAAAATCTAAAATGTCCAACGTGGTGTTTGCCTCAGAAGAAAATTTAAAGACCGCCAAATCGCCATTATCGTCGATTAAAATACTTGGAGCATCGTTGCCAAAGGACAAGGTCTGCTGTATGACATTTGTTTCCGTTTCGTAGACGCCTATCTTGTATTCCAAAGCGTTGGTTCTGTAGGTAACGAACAACTTGCCGTTATGGTACAAAGGAGGATAAAGTGTATTGATGTTAAATTCTAGCGAAAGGTCGGTGCCCTCTAATGTGTTTAAAGTAATATTACGAATAGCAAGGTTCGTTGTTCCTTGCGGGTTGTAGAACCCGAAGAACACGGAGGTATCATTATTTGTTCCCCAAACAATAGATCGGGCCGAGGTATTTGTATAAAAATCGTTGTAGACTTGAACTTCGTCAGTGTCCACATTTTTTTGGAACAAAGAGAATTTTCCGGAATCGAATGAA
This genomic window from Maribacter sp. MJ134 contains:
- a CDS encoding CNNM domain-containing protein; this translates as MGLLVFYAVISIFFSFLCSILEAVLLSITPTFINVKKREGKSYATTLEELKKDVDKPLIAILTLNTIAHTVGAILVGVQAKVAYAELYGTEKRAIFGIEFSEDLMVGVVSTIMTILILVASEIIPKTIGATYWRQLSNFTAKALNIMVLGLKYTGLLWLLQLFTRLVGGKGHHGSVLSREDFTVMTDMAHEEGVFEKSESTIIKNLLRFDEVLVKDVMTPRAVMKIASEEKSIQTFFEENPKLRYSRIPVFQEKMDNITGFVLKDNVYEEIINKNGELPLGEIRRDILVTRRSTPIPKLFDILIAKREHIALVVDEYGSVAGLVTMEDVIETLLGLEIMDESDNVADLQLLARKNWQSRAKQAGVIEQTPETPKGE
- a CDS encoding ABC transporter ATP-binding protein — protein: MLSISNLNKTYPNGTQALNDVNLEIGTGMFGLLGPNGAGKSTLMRTIATLQLADSGTITFNDTDVFGAPDELRKVLGYLPQDFGVYPKVSAEMMLNHIAKIKGIQHKNDRKAYVSDLLNKVNLFKFRKRNLGDYSGGMRQRFGIAQALIGNPKLIIVDEPTAGLDPLERNRFHNLLSELGEDAVVILSTHIVDDVVNLCTNMAVFNEGRVVVQGHPQELSNTLNNKVYRKKIAKEEIDLYQSEYTVLSTYLRSGNLNVNIYHDTDPGDGFELVNNNLEDFYFYSINQPQTV
- a CDS encoding penicillin acylase family protein, encoding MKYFKFLVSLMLTAAVFYGLNTKIGPAPPIGKFLNPYTGIWQNEKDDAITGTIEIKGLKEKVTVHYDAQLIPHIFAQNDTDLYKAQGYITAKHRLWQMEFQTYAAAGRLSEIIGDAALDYDRQERRRGMGFGAEQAIIKMKEDPETAAYIKAYAEGVNNYINQLQPKDFPVEYKLLDYVPEPWTVKKTALLLMYMTKDLSGFDSDLENTNALRLFGKERFDLLFPDFFEVNDPVIPKETDWSHIDVPMTKTPESELPLDTITSTMDKPHPDNGSNNWAVSGRKSYSGNPILANDPHLGLNLPSIWFVMQLSTPEHNAFGATLPGALGVISGFNNHISWGETNATRDVLDWYKIEFKDDKRTHYKYGEAWKEVNIRVEEIKIKGKEPFKDSVRYTHHGPVAYDINFKGDNGRAGYAMKWIGHIGGNNQKTFLALNKAHNYEEYAAALTHYSAPAQNFVFASTQGDIALWIQGKFPNKWKGQGKFLMDGSNPENDWQSFIPQPFNAHTKNPERGFVSSANQHPVEQTYPYYVFNDGYETYRNRVINEFFRSKETFSIQDFKDLHNNNYNLKAAELIPYALENMDTNMLNAEEITVLEQLKNWNFYNDTEALGPSIWRNWWGKLYTMVWDEFSVEDVALDAPFTYQTIHMLKTMGEDPFMDIVATPETEHAKDLFLLSFKEAVKSLTEWKSENGEYNWRNYKSTSVGHLLQGLPAFSRTNLPIGGGRNIVNATSERHGPSWRMIVEMSSPPKALGIYPGGQSGNPGSKFYDDFIDVWAAGEYHSLHYLQNDTETDAVIATQTLTPN
- a CDS encoding serine hydrolase domain-containing protein — encoded protein: MKRKLLILLCCVLPLEAVLSQEIIPDKIALPRTHTQDVSLLSEVDLLSVNPKVDSIITNGIKNEAFPGAQVLVAEKGKIIFHKAYGFHTYDSIQPVALNDLYDLASVTKILGPLPALMKLVAEGKLDLDAPFSTYWKPWRGVKNKKNITLREILAHQAGLKPYIVFLNRVLNKNGKPKNRFVKKERKKRFEKEAYDGIYVKDRFKRKMSRIINRSEVSSEKKYVYSGLTFLIFPELIQQLTGISYEDYVTKHFYAPIGAKTLGFLPMSKGLSNRIVPTEVDTLFRHTVTKGWVHDENAALLGGVSGNAGLFGTANDLAKMMQLYLDYGVYDGERILPEKIVKEFTKEQYPDNENRRGLGFDKPLLGNASLPFSEAYPAPQVSPESFGHSGFTGTFVWADPSNQLVYIFLSNRVYPSRNHRKLYELNIRPAIQQVFYNVLANSN
- a CDS encoding ABC transporter permease/M1 family aminopeptidase; this translates as MKEIFLFELKYRLRRPATYIYIFIMFLMPFLLAVFEKSVTAQYTNSPDAIVGVLGGMSILALFFYAAIMGVPVFRDEEHRTAETYFTYPVSEKNYILGRFWGSFAIVTLMNLGAVVGAMIGFGLGAFLDRPDYGTYTDFNFWSYFLPFVYLLTFNAFFIGSLFFSLMTFFKRMPVLYLGGIVLFLATIISGELLSSLDTEWLSVYVDPFGNRAYGYITKYWSVNELNTTQLSFSGKFMLNRLFWLGIALVIFLFTLFKFSYKGFLASKKKKSVKEDKAIYEPSGISAIAQSFTKKAQWGNLWSLSKIEFLSIVKESVFLVLIVIGILIASFVAYQSNQIYGTPSLPLTRYMVAQIAGGISLFSVIILIIYAGEAVHRTRKNKTFEFYDALPVSNNTLYLSKIISLVGVAVVLTLLGILVGIIYQTVNGYFRYELGMYFTYNFAKIFPAYLMTLLLAFFIHVLVNNKFLGHFIVIAIYIGLPLLLSLAFKTNNPLLIFSDTTGSFLSDLNGFGHYLYGEFWLNLYWVLFTCVFAAIGKIFWNRGFFSSAKERLKLAKSRFKGSTVAYTLFFLLAFVSVAAYSYYNIKVLNQLEDGDYGERVNADAEKAYGKYIGKPHIQVIDLKANIDIYPEERKADAQGIFKIINPSDQPIDTVLMEIKFPIADTKISKVVYNGTEIKPFLNDSVYRLFIYKLPKPLQAKDTANLVIETKVRTHGFSNDTETAILGNGTFFRDAIFPTFHYDRALSDNGVRKKYGLEELDFLFPPRTDSLALKRNLFNEDADYMNFEATVSTSSDQIAIAPGTLIKKWNEGDRSYYNYKLEDKTDYFFNFVSAKYEVKKDKWTAPSGKKVDIEIYHHPEHNKNLDYFIKGIKISLDYNSKNYMEYPYSVIRIIEFPAYSNFAQSFATTIPYSEDFGFVADFSKAEDYNYAFRVTSHEVAHQWWGHIVTPSKTSGANIISETLAEYVSLMTMKQEYGEHGIKSFLKNSLDEYLSSRQFSFKPERSLIDVETGQYIWYEKGSMIMYDLQDVIGEATVNKGLRNFLNEFKYFKKGYYASSEDLYKALYEVTPDSLKYKVDDGFKEIVLYENRVMDAKTKALDNNKWETTFTVNSKKIYYDDSGKEKLVDDKKNLVDIGLFGEDVTNEDGVTIKNPLSMDLKWLSPGDNTFTIITDEKPLKAGIDPYNKLIDRNSDDNLKAIEE
- a CDS encoding methylated-DNA--[protein]-cysteine S-methyltransferase, with the protein product MEQAFIQSPLGVTKLKGDTNGLVAISVLNSEEALTTVIPACLEDAAYQLKEYFDGKRQHFDLTLNPVGTDFQKRVWKALAEIPYGKTVSYLELAKTLGDVKAIRAVAAANGKNPLWIIVPCHRVIGSDGSLTGYAGGLHRKKWLLEHESPVKQQSLF
- the hemB gene encoding porphobilinogen synthase, translated to MYPLIRNRRLRSSEAIRHLVRETIITPSDFLVPLFVVEGKGVKEEIASMPNYYRLSLDNLEKEVKELWNMGLCAVLLFVKVPDNLKDNAGSEALNDNGLMQLAIKTVKNVCPDMLVMTDVALDPYSSYGHDGIVADGQILNDETVEVLAEMSVSHANAGADFVAPSDMMDGRILSIREALEDEGHSNTGIMSYSAKYASAFYGPFRDALDSAPVDIKNVPKDKKSYQMDSANRFEAISETQQDIDEGADIVMVKPGLCYLDIVREIKNEVEVPVAVYQVSGEYAMVKAAAEKGWLDHDAVMMEQLIAIKRAGANIIASYFAKDAVRLM